ATTTTTTGTTTATTATAAAATTGGTGAAATAAGTTTAGCTAAATCTTCTTTAATTTTAATTGTTAATGAACGATTTCTATAGCCTTCTATTGTTAATTCTTTTGACTTTTTAATATCTTCTTTATAAGCTTGTTTAATTTTTTTAGCCATATCTTTATCATACACAAATGCATTAACCTCAAAGTTTAATTCAAAACTTCTATAGTCCATGTTTGCTGAACCGACTGACACGACCTCATCATCAATTAAACATACTTTAGAATGTAGGAATCCATTTTCATATGTATAAATATGGACACCACTTTCTAATAATTGTGCCGCATTCGCAAATGTTGCCCAATAAACAAATGGATGGTCTGGCTTACAAGGAATCATTAAATGTACCTCAATACCAGTCGCTGCTGCCATTTTCAAAGCATTGATATATGAATTATCTGGAATAAAATAAGGCGTTTGTATATAAATCGACTTTTTCGCTTTCATAATCATTTTAGTATAACCAAATTCAATTTGATGCCAATCTTCTGCTGGACTACTCGCCACAATTTGCATAGGTACATGTCCATCTTGCACATGCTTTTTCGGGAAATATCTATCGTTATATTCGAATTGTGGTCTATGTGCTTGTGAATTCCAGTCCATCATAAATCGAGTTTGTAAACCATCAACTGCATCTCCAGCAATTCTAAAATGCGTATCTCTCCAATAACCTAATTTACCTAAACCAAGATAATCATCACCAACGTTGAAGCCACCTATATAGCCAACTTGTCCATCAATGACTACAATTTTACGGTGATTACGGTTGTTCATTCTAAAATTGATAATAGGTAATTTAGAAGCAAAAAACGCCTCTACTTCTCCGCCTAGTTCATTAAAGTGTTTAAAATTAGCTCTTCCAACTTTTTTAGAACCGACATCGTCATATAATAATTTGACTTCTAAACCTTCTTTCAGTTTTTCCTCTAATGCTTTGATGATACGTTTACCTAAGCCATCCAATTCGAAGCCAAAGTATTCTAAATGAATATAATCTTTAGCATTTCGAATATCTTCTAACATTTGATCATATAATTCATGACCATCTGTAAAAACATCAAGTTGGTTATTTTCAGTAATAAATCCATCTTGATTCATAAGTAACATTCGTACTAGGTCATGGTGTTTCGCTACTAATTCGTTATCAGTACCATAATTGTGTTCATCAAAATCCTTAATCTGTTTATCAATAAGTTCATTAAAGGCATCTAATTCTTTACCATTATTTTTATCCAACTTACGTTTAGACACTGTACGTCCAAAGAATAAATAAAGGATAAAACCAATTAAAGGTAATACAAATAGTACAAATAACCACGCCCATGTAGAACTTGCACTACGTCGGTTTCTCTCCAAAAATATAATAATAAATGCTAAAACAACATTAATTACAAAACCTATTGCAAGTAATATCGTAAAAAGCATACCCAAATCATGAGAAAACTTTAATTCCATAAACATATACTCCTAACGACATATTATCTTTTAATTTGACTCATTTTTGACTAAAGTCACAAAAGCAGTGAAATCTTCCTCAATATTTGGAAACTTTTGTTCTTCAGTCTGTTTAATTGTAACATTTAACAAACGATAATTTGCCCCTTCTTCTGATTTTAAAAATTCATTTAAAGTACTTTCTAATTTTTCTAAACTACTTTCTGTAAAAGTCTTAAATTTAATTTGTTCCATGTTCTAATCCCCTTTTCTTTTTATTGATTAAATGATACGGCTTTTCCAAAAATAATTCAATAAATAGCGAAAGCGACAAAAGTAATTAAATATATTTCGACATTATATTGCTCGGAATATATTTGAAATATATTTAAAATAAGATATAATATATTCATCCATCTTAGTTATCAGAATAATCTAACTAATTAAGGAAAGTAATTCATTGTAATATTGGAGGGAAAGTAAATGTTATCTTTTGAAAATGACTATTTAGAAGGTGCACATGAAAAAGTTTTACAACGTTTAATTGAAACAAATCGAATTCAAGCTCCAGGATATGGATTTGATCAATTTACTGATCAAGCTATCCAACAAATTAAACATAAAATCAAATGTCCTGATGCAACGATTCGTTTTTTAGTAGGAGGTACGCAAACAAATCAAGTCGTGATTAACTCCATGTTAGAAAGCTATGAAGGTGTTATCTCAGCCGAAACTGGTCATGTTGCAGTACATGAAGGCGGCGCAATTGAATATAGTGGACATAAAGTACTGACAATCCCTTCATCAGAAGGAAAAATCACTGCCAACGGTGTTGAAGATTATATTGAAACCTTTAATAGTGATTTTAAACGTGATCATATGGTCTTTCCTGGTATGGTATACATTTCCCATCCTACTGAATACGGTACATTATATTCAAAAAGTGAATTAGAAGCACTATCTAACGTTTGCCGAAAACATAATCTACCCCTTTTTATGGACGGTGCGCGCTTAGGTTATGGTTTGATGAGTGATCAATCAGATATGACTATTGAAGATGTTGCGAATTTCTGTGATATTTTTTATATCGGTGGAACTAAAATCGGTGCATTATGTGGAGAAGCAGTTGTATTTACGAAGCAGAATGAACCCAAACATTTTACGACACGTATTAAACATCATGGTGCCCTATTAGCTAAAGGACGATTAACCGGCATACAATTTCTTGAATTATTTACAGATGATTTATATTTCAAAATTAGCCGCCATGCGATAGAAATGGCCAATAAAATGAAAGAAGGTTTCCTTAAAAAAGGATATCGACTATATTTTGATTCACCCACTAACCAACAATTCTTCATTTTAAGTAACGATAAAATTAATGAATTAAAACAAAAAGTAAAATTTGCCGTTTGGGAAAAATATGATGATCAACATCGAGTTGTAAGATTTGCGACAAGTTGGGCCACAACTGAAGAAAATGTTAATCGATTATTAGAATTGATATAGATAAGTATTTTGAAAGCATCATTCTTTAAGAGATAAGAGAGTGGTGCTTTTATTATATGTTCACGGAAGACATTTTTTAGACTACCTGGTCATCAACATTGTCCACACCAGCTTCTTTAAGCATTAATCGTGTTTCCTCTTTCATTTGATTCAAAGCTTTTTCTGCTTTGAGTTCTTGATTTTCTTTCAGAACTTTTTCAAGTTCATATTGAGTCTTCTGATCACGATTCATCTTGGCTAATTTCTCAGCTTCTTGAACAGCATCTTTAATACGTTCATCTGACTTCTTACGTTCTCTGGTCAAACGGTCTTTAAGTATTTGTGATACTTCTTCTTGAGAAAAAGTTTTCTCAGTTTATTGTGATTGTTCATCACTGTTGTTTAATTCCTCATTGTTCTTAGGTTCTTCAGTAATATTACTTTGATTATTCTCCATGAGATATACCTCCGTTTATAGTCTGTCGACTGATATTCCATACTTGCTTTTAAAATGTCATCAGCACGTTTTGGACAATAAAAATAACCTTCACATTGGAAGGTTAAAAAAATGTATAAAAATAGCACCACTTTCTATATTTTTATGTAGAAAGGATGCTATTGGGTGATTGTTTGTATTTCTTTAATTTCTGATTCATCAAATGAAAATATTCCTAGGTCATTTTCTAAATAGACAACAATATTTCCTGTTTCACTTTCGAATTCATTTTCATAGTCTGTCACAAATCCTTTATATATATCATTATTTAAAAGTGTTATAACAACATCTTTACGATATGTGTCTACAATTCTCAATATTCTCACCTACTTATTAATGTACGGTACTATATGTGCACCTGTTTTTGAATAATGTACTTTTCCTAAACTAGTTGTAATATAGTAATTATTAATATACACTTTTCCAATTATTTGTTTAAAATCAATAATCTCCTTTCTATCAAATCTTTTTCCACTTAATATTAATTCCCCAGTGGTATTTTTTTCTTTTAATAATTTATTTAATAAATCAATAGGTATTTCTGTATAGCTAGGTAATTTATTGTTCTTTAAAATAGCATTTTTCCTATTTTCTTCATATAGCTTATGACCTAACATATGTCTATTTTGTTTTTCAGGATTAATTTCTACTTTTATTTTACCATTACTTATCATTTCAAGCATTTCTTTTTTAGCTTTTTCTTGTAATTTTTCTTTTTCAGATACTTTATTCTCTACTTGATATTTACCTTTACGCTCTTTAAAGAACTTGTCTCGCCAATTCCCTACATGTGGCACTGTGGTACTTCTACACCATGGATGCATAGGTGGCGCATTTACACCTGGAATCATTTCTTTAACTTTAAATACTTTGCCGTTGAGTTAATGACATAGTTTAGATGTTTTCTTATCTATTTTGGCCACATATTTATATTCGCCATCTTCACCTAAATCTTTTAATTGTAATCAGCACGTTTTGGACAATAAAAAATAACCTTCACATTGGAAGGTTAAAATTGGGTATAAAAATAGCACCACTTTCTATTTATTTGTGTAGAAAGGATGCTATTTTGTAATTATTTGAATATCTTCAATTTCAGAGTCATCTATAGAATATATACCCTGTGATGTATCTAAATCCATTACGAAATTTCCAGTATCACTTTCAATAGGGTTTTCAAAATTAATGACATTTCCAATTATATTATTATTATCTTTTAAAATTACATTAACTTTTCGACCATAGGCCTTTGCAATTCTCATTATTCAACCTCCTTTTTAACATATGGAACTACATGTGTCCCTGTTTTTGAATAATGTACTTTTCCAAAAGTTGTATCTAAATATTGGCCATTTACAAATGATTTTCCAATTACAATTTCAAAATCTATTATTTCTTTTTGATTAAACTTATCTTTTAATATTAAAAATTCTCCAGTTCCTACTTTCTCTTTTAATAACTCATTAAGTTTTCGATTGGATATAATTGTATAACTAGGTAACATATAATTACTACTTATTGCTTGTCTTTTACTTTTTATAAATAAGTGATGATTTTTGTTATGTCTATTCTGTTTTTCAGGATTAATTTCTACTTTTATTTTACCATTACTTATCATTTCAAGCATTTCTTTTTTAGCTTTTTCTTGTAATTTTTCTTTTTCAGATGTTTTATTCTCTACTTGATATTTACCTTTACGCTCTTTAAAGAACTTGTCTCGCCAATTCCCTACATGTGGCACTGTGGTACTTCTACACCATGGATGCATAGGTGGCGCATTTACACCTGGAAT
The DNA window shown above is from Staphylococcus sp. M0911 and carries:
- the cls gene encoding cardiolipin synthase; this encodes MELKFSHDLGMLFTILLAIGFVINVVLAFIIIFLERNRRSASSTWAWLFVLFVLPLIGFILYLFFGRTVSKRKLDKNNGKELDAFNELIDKQIKDFDEHNYGTDNELVAKHHDLVRMLLMNQDGFITENNQLDVFTDGHELYDQMLEDIRNAKDYIHLEYFGFELDGLGKRIIKALEEKLKEGLEVKLLYDDVGSKKVGRANFKHFNELGGEVEAFFASKLPIINFRMNNRNHRKIVVIDGQVGYIGGFNVGDDYLGLGKLGYWRDTHFRIAGDAVDGLQTRFMMDWNSQAHRPQFEYNDRYFPKKHVQDGHVPMQIVASSPAEDWHQIEFGYTKMIMKAKKSIYIQTPYFIPDNSYINALKMAAATGIEVHLMIPCKPDHPFVYWATFANAAQLLESGVHIYTYENGFLHSKVCLIDDEVVSVGSANMDYRSFELNFEVNAFVYDKDMAKKIKQAYKEDIKKSKELTIEGYRNRSLTIKIKEDLAKLISPIL
- a CDS encoding low specificity L-threonine aldolase → MLSFENDYLEGAHEKVLQRLIETNRIQAPGYGFDQFTDQAIQQIKHKIKCPDATIRFLVGGTQTNQVVINSMLESYEGVISAETGHVAVHEGGAIEYSGHKVLTIPSSEGKITANGVEDYIETFNSDFKRDHMVFPGMVYISHPTEYGTLYSKSELEALSNVCRKHNLPLFMDGARLGYGLMSDQSDMTIEDVANFCDIFYIGGTKIGALCGEAVVFTKQNEPKHFTTRIKHHGALLAKGRLTGIQFLELFTDDLYFKISRHAIEMANKMKEGFLKKGYRLYFDSPTNQQFFILSNDKINELKQKVKFAVWEKYDDQHRVVRFATSWATTEENVNRLLELI